A region of Solea solea chromosome 7, fSolSol10.1, whole genome shotgun sequence DNA encodes the following proteins:
- the LOC131462102 gene encoding diacylglycerol kinase delta-like isoform X2 gives MEEWMAALRSAQNRHNYESTQYSMDHFSGMHNWYACSHARPTYCNVCREALSGVTSHGLSCEVCKFKAHKRCAVRATNNCKWTTLASIGKDIIENEDGVSMPHQWLEGNLPVSAKCSICDKTCGSVLRLQDWRCLWCKAMVHSGCKDQLSSKCPLGQCKVSVIPPTALNSIDSDGFWKASCPPSCTSPLLVFVNSKSGDNQGVKFLRRFKQLLNPAQVFDLMNGGPHLGLRLFQKFDTFRILVCGGDGSVGWVLSEIDALTLHKQCQLGVLPLGTGNDLARVLGWGSACDDDAQLPQILEKLERASTKMLDRWSIMVYETKFPRQYSASTVTEDCSDDSEVQQILTYEDSVAAHLSKILTSDQHSVIISSAKVLCETVKDFVARVGKAYEKNTESSEESEAMAKKCGVLKEKLDSLLKTLNEESQATTVLPPAPPPVIAEEEERAVFSPTLHLPPPHHAPPTSTPCSPRTNSSSSAIFKPREQLMLRANSLKKAIRQIIEHTEKAVDEQNAQTQTHVFALTRAEEDNGLVEEEEEEELEDDKTSLQSYTAKHRSTRRGLRASLSNSLSSSSVISRLLVNADPFSCDPENIDCFTEKCVMNNYFGIGLDAKISLDFNNKRDEHPEKCRSRTKNMMWYSVLGTKELLHRTYKNLEQRVLLECDGRPIPLPSLQGIAVLNIPSYAGGTNFWGGTKEDDTFTAPSFDDKILEVVAVFGSMQMAVSRVINLQHHRIAQCRTVKITILGDEGVPVQVDGEAWIQPPGYIRIIHKNRTQTLTRDRAFESTLKSWEDKQKCEFPRTPPPQPALSSTPEVVSEEEASLVSEFGQAAGTLIHSIREVAQSHHSMEQELAHAVNASSKAMDVVYANSNSSGGLSCGAVVHMVVNVKALLSETELLLAGKMSMQLDPPHQDQLNSALNSVAQQLRRLTDVPWLCSIIDPSDHEGPLIDFSKRSRSAKFRLVPKFKKDKNNKNKETCATLCLPVHQWGTEEVGAWLEFLCLTEYKDIFIGHDVRGAELIHLERRDLKDLGVTKVGHMKRILQGIRELNRNSSASEA, from the exons ATGGAGGAGTGGATGGCAGCACTGCGGAGTGCCCAGAATAGACACAACTATGAG TCCACTCAGTACAGCATGGATCATTTCAGTGGAATGCACAACTGGTACGCCTGTTCCCATGCGAGACCCACATACTGTAACGTCTGTAGAGAGGCACTGTCAGGGGTGACATCACACGGCCTGTCCTGTGAAG tttgcaAGTTTAAAGCTCATAAGCGGTGTGCGGTCAGAGCGACCAACAACTGTAAATGGACAACTCTGGCTTCGATTGGGAAAGACATCATCGAGAATGAGGATGGG GTGTCCATGCCTCACCAGTGGTTGGAGGGGAACCTCCCAGTGTCCGCCAAGTGCAGCATCTGTGATAAGACGTGTGGGAGTGTTCTGCGGCTTCAGGACTGGCGGTGTCTGTGGTGTAAGGCCATG GTGCACTCCGGCTGTAAAGACCAGTTGTCCTCTAAGTGTCCCCTGGGTCAGTGTAAAGTGTCTGTCATCCCTCCAACGGCGCTCAACAGCATCGACTCTGATG GTTTCTGGAAAGCGTCTTGTCCTCCGTCCTGCACCAGTCCTCTGCTGGTGTTTGTAAACTCTAAAAGTGGAGACAATCAGGGTGTCAAGTTTCTGCGACGCTTCAAACAGCTGCTCAACCCGGCGCAGGTGTTCGACCTGATGAACGGAGGCCCTCACCTggg GCTGCGGCTCTTTCAGAAGTTTGATACATTCAGGATCTTGGTGTGTGGAGGGGACGGCAGCGTCGGTTGGGTGCTGTCGGAGATCGACGCCCTGACACTACACAAACAG TGTCAGCTTGGGGTTCTGCCTCTAGGGACCGGGAATGATCTGGCGCGGGTCCTCGGCTGGGGGTCAGCCTGTGATGATGACGCTCAGCTGCCTCAGATCCTGGAGAAGCTGGAGAGAGCCAGCACCAAGATGTTAGACAG ATGGAGCATCATGGTCTATGAGACCAAGTTCCCACGGCAATACTCCGCCTCCACGGTCACAGAAGattgcagtgatgactctgag GTTCAGCAGATTCTAACATATGAGGACTCTGTGGCTGCTCACCTGTCCAAGATCCTGACCTCAGACCAGCACTCTGTCATCATCTCCTCTGCCAA GGTTCTGTGTGAAACCGTGAAGGATTTTGTGGCTCGTGTTGGTAAGGCGTACGAGAAGAACACGGAGAGCTCAGAGGAGTCGGAGGCCATGGCCAAGAAG TGCGGTGTCCTGAAGGAAAAACTGGACTCTCTTTTGAAGACTCTGAACGAGGAGTCCCAGGCAACCACTGTCCTCCCCCCAGCCCCTCCCCCTGTCatagctgaggaggaggagagagctgtATTTTCTCCCACCCTCCATCTTCCACCTCCTCATCATGCCCCACCCACCTCCACCCCCTGTTCCCCACGCACCAACAGCTCCTCCTCCGCCATCTTTAAACCTCGAGAGCAATTGATGCTACGTGCAAACAGTTTGAAGAAAGCCATCAGACAGATCATAGAGCACACAGAAAAAG CTGTGGACGAGCAGAATgcgcagacacagacacatgtgtTCGCTCTGACTCGAGCGGAGGAAGACAATGGtcttgtggaggaggaagaggaggaggagttggaggATGATAAGACGTCTCTGCAGTCCTACACTGCCAAACACCGCAGCACACGCAGAG gtctcaGAGCAAGTCTCTCTAATTCTCTCTCCAGCAGTTCTGTGATCAGTCGACTGTTGGTTAACGCCGACCCGTTCAGCTGTGACCCTGAGAACAT agatTGTTTCACAGAGAAGTGTGTCATGAACAATTACTTTGGAATCGGTCTTGATGCTAAAATCTCTCTTGACTTCAACAACAAGAGAGACGAGCACCCGGAGAAGTGCAG GAGTCGCACAAAGAATATGATGTGGTACAGCGTCCTGGGAACCAAAGAGCTGCTGCACAGAACCTACAAGAACCTGGAGCAGAGAGTTTTGCTGGAG tgtgacGGCCGGCCCATCCCCCTCCCCAGCCTCCAGGGCATCGCAGTGTTGAACATCCCCAGTTACGCCGGAGGGACCAACTTTTGGGGTGGAACCAAAGAGGACGAT ACATTCACCGCTCCGTCCTTCGACGATAAGATTCTGGAGGTGGTGGCAGTGTTCGGCAGCATGCAGATGGCCGTGTCGAGGGTCATCAACCTGCAACACCACCGCATAGCTCAG tgtcgGACGGTGAAGATCACCATCCTTGGAGATGAAGGCGTCCCTGTTCAGGTGGACGGCGAGGCATGGATCCAGCCTCCGGGTTACATCAGGATCATCCATAAGAACCGGACCCAGACTCTGACCCGAGACCGA GCGTTTGAGAGCACACTGAAGTCGTGGGAGGACAAACAGAAGTGCGAGTTTCCCCGGACTCCGCCCCCACAGCCCGCTCTTTCCTCCACTCCAGAGGTTGTCTCTGAGGAAGAGGCGTCACTTGTCAGTGAGTTTGGTCAGGCGGCAGGAACGCTCATACACAG TATCCGCGAGGTCGCTCAGTCTCACCACAGTATGGAACAGGAATTAGCTCATGCTGTCAACGCCAGCTCAAAGGCCATGGACGTGGTTTACGCCAACTCCAATAGCTCTGGG GGTCTGAGCTGTGGTGCGGTCGTCCACATGGTTGTTAACGTCAAAGCTTTACTCAGCGAGACTGAACTGCTGCTGGCTGGAAAGATGTCCATG cagctggATCCTCCTCATCAGGACCAGTTGAACTCGGCTCTGAACTCTGTGGCTCAGCAGCTCCGTCGACTGACGGACGTTCCTTGGTTGTGTTCCATCATCGACCCATCAGACCATGAG GGTCCTCTGATAGACTTCTCCAAACGTAGTCGCAGCGCCAAGTTCCGTCTTGTCCCAAAGTtcaagaaagacaaaaacaacaagaacaaggaGACGTGTGCAACTCTGTGTCTACCTG TTCATCAGTGGGGGACTGAGGAGGTGGGGGCATGGTTGGAGTTCCTGTGTCTCACAGAGTACAAGGACATCTTTATAGGACACGACGTCCGCGGGGCTGAGCTCATCCACCTGGAGAGGAGGGACCTGAAG gaCCTTGGTGTAACTAAGGTCGGTCACATGAAGAGAATTCTTCAGGGAATCAGAGAACTGAACAGGAACAGCAGCGCCAGTGAAGCTTGA